Proteins encoded within one genomic window of Actinoplanes octamycinicus:
- a CDS encoding FG-GAP-like repeat-containing protein: MPASKPCSPGGASAGDTATADQLRPRMNGPRLGRRISGNNVCCARVIVNAVRSRGLPVRAAVIAVTTAITETSLNNYTEAVDHDSLGLFQQRPSQGWGSPAQLTDPVYATNAFLNAMLRKYPNNGWMTGDIGAICQRVQVSAVPDAYGREVHDAQLLADALWSGSGRTLTGRLADINGDGRVDLLARFPDGNLYVYPGTGRSGTETFGERYQVGIGWNEATAITVADINGDGRADILARFPDGNLYVYPGTGKSGTETFGERYQVGIGWNEATAITVADINGDGRADILARFPDGNLYVYPGTGKSGTETFGERYQVGIGWNDATAITVADINGDGRVDLLARFPDGNLYVYPGTGKSGTETFGERYQVGIGWNDATAITVADINGDGRVDLLARFPDGNLYVYPGTGKSGTETFGGRYQVGIGWNEATAIT, encoded by the coding sequence ATGCCAGCGTCCAAGCCTTGTTCGCCGGGCGGCGCCAGCGCCGGCGACACCGCGACAGCCGACCAGTTGCGACCCCGGATGAACGGTCCGCGGCTCGGCCGTCGTATCAGTGGCAACAACGTCTGCTGTGCCCGGGTCATCGTGAACGCCGTGCGGAGCCGGGGCCTGCCGGTCCGGGCCGCGGTCATCGCGGTCACCACGGCGATCACCGAGACCAGCCTGAACAACTACACCGAAGCGGTCGACCACGACAGCCTGGGCCTGTTCCAGCAGCGGCCGTCGCAGGGCTGGGGTTCCCCGGCGCAGCTGACCGATCCGGTGTACGCCACCAACGCCTTCCTGAACGCGATGCTCCGCAAGTACCCGAACAACGGGTGGATGACCGGCGACATCGGCGCCATCTGCCAGCGGGTGCAGGTGTCGGCGGTTCCGGACGCCTACGGCCGGGAGGTGCACGACGCTCAGCTGCTGGCGGACGCGTTGTGGAGTGGCTCCGGCCGCACCCTGACCGGCAGGCTCGCCGACATCAACGGTGATGGCCGGGTCGATCTTTTGGCTCGTTTCCCGGACGGGAATCTGTACGTGTATCCCGGTACCGGTAGGTCGGGGACGGAGACGTTCGGGGAGCGGTATCAGGTCGGTATTGGTTGGAACGAGGCCACGGCGATCACGGTCGCGGACATCAACGGTGATGGCCGGGCGGACATCCTTGCTCGTTTCCCGGACGGGAATCTGTACGTGTATCCCGGTACCGGTAAGTCGGGGACGGAGACGTTCGGGGAGCGGTATCAGGTCGGTATTGGTTGGAACGAGGCCACGGCGATCACGGTCGCGGACATCAACGGTGATGGCCGGGCGGACATCCTTGCTCGTTTCCCAGACGGGAACCTGTACGTGTATCCCGGTACCGGTAAGTCGGGGACGGAGACGTTCGGGGAGCGGTACCAGGTCGGCATTGGTTGGAATGACGCCACGGCGATCACGGTCGCGGACATCAACGGTGACGGGCGGGTCGACCTTCTGGCTCGTTTCCCGGACGGGAACCTGTACGTGTATCCGGGCACCGGTAAGTCGGGGACGGAGACGTTCGGGGAGCGGTACCAGGTCGGCATTGGTTGGAATGACGCCACGGCGATCACGGTCGCGGACATCAACGGTGACGGGCGGGTCGACCTTCTGGCTCGTTTCCCGGACGGGAACCTCTACGTCTACCCCGGCACCGGCAAGTCCGGCACGGAGACGTTCGGTGGGCGGTACCAGGTCGGCATCGGCTGGAACGAGGCCACCGCGATCACCTGA
- a CDS encoding FG-GAP-like repeat-containing protein encodes MAQWRAGSGRTLTGRLADINGDGRVDLLARFPDGNLFVYPGTGKSGTETFGERYQVGIGWNEATAITVADVNGDGRVDLLARFPDGNLFVYPGTGKSGTETFGERYQVGIGWNEATAVTVADVNGDGRVDLLARFPDGNLFVYPGTGKSGTETFGERYQVGIGWNDATAITVADVNGDGRADILARFPDGNLYVYPGTGRSGTETFGERYQVGIGWNDATAITVADINGDGRADLLARFPDGNLYVYPGTGKSGTETFGERYQVGTGWNVVTALT; translated from the coding sequence GTGGCTCAGTGGCGGGCCGGCTCGGGCCGGACCCTGACCGGCAGGCTCGCTGACATCAACGGTGACGGCCGGGTCGACCTTCTGGCTCGTTTCCCGGACGGGAATCTGTTCGTGTATCCGGGCACCGGTAAGTCGGGGACGGAGACGTTCGGGGAGCGGTACCAGGTCGGTATCGGTTGGAACGAGGCTACAGCGATCACGGTCGCGGACGTCAACGGTGATGGCCGGGTCGACCTTCTGGCTCGTTTCCCGGACGGGAATCTGTTCGTGTATCCCGGTACCGGTAAGTCGGGGACGGAGACGTTCGGGGAGCGGTACCAGGTCGGTATCGGTTGGAACGAGGCTACAGCGGTCACGGTCGCGGACGTCAACGGTGATGGCCGGGTCGACCTTCTGGCTCGTTTCCCGGACGGGAATCTGTTCGTGTATCCCGGTACCGGTAAGTCGGGGACGGAGACGTTCGGGGAGCGGTACCAGGTCGGTATCGGTTGGAATGACGCCACGGCGATCACGGTCGCGGACGTCAACGGTGACGGCCGGGCGGACATCCTTGCTCGTTTCCCGGACGGGAATCTCTACGTCTATCCCGGCACCGGCAGGTCGGGGACGGAGACGTTCGGGGAGCGGTACCAGGTCGGTATCGGCTGGAATGACGCCACGGCGATCACCGTCGCCGACATCAACGGCGACGGTCGCGCCGACCTTCTGGCTCGTTTCCCGGACGGGAACCTCTACGTCTACCCCGGCACCGGCAAGTCCGGCACGGAAACCTTCGGCGAGCGTTACCAGGTCGGCACCGGCTGGAACGTCGTCACCGCCCTCACCTGA